In Belonocnema kinseyi isolate 2016_QV_RU_SX_M_011 chromosome 4, B_treatae_v1, whole genome shotgun sequence, a single window of DNA contains:
- the LOC117171252 gene encoding mucin-17-like, whose translation MKRQTRCILLVFIVCANLKATLSLPVPEDELDTSTRLLGSSVVTSVSVVTGNEKDGKRTFQSRKVVPLHELPASPAGLLRPDKFQFYTLNKDGDVVTKQMTMQEIQSLIAAGGGHFPTEIHQTQMAGEVPTGGMKVADVVQNVQNVLKGELSKPTTVMSSLPTIPGHNNDEWSSILPSILAGDMESQSINIPETEVVTELNQKLPIPEIESKPDSDPLDIKLQTEMKPLSEINNSKLNISLSTPSSPESVKTPTKEKPSTIENHSKTPVITEKVPHDSVSIGTQYEPINTYSTSQPSTVPEKQQTKPIRPSIPDSYSKIPSFSSSEKPIFHKPSKPVGLKPPQGQKPQISVRPDQGTYEDRPIVSVGSEKLKKPTSKPFFSKPLSSKPSSPSYILLPEKQSQGVKATSKKPTFESSSKPSYSFRPEYPPVSYSEIPMIPVQVITADQILTSTLQYQNDNIPVFQVLNTISAEAVNSSKIDLKDEILGIDKNPSKYPHPVYKPDKIKVPQKTNSSSQEVKAPLPEILFSDTSVYNKIPEFITSSKTETPDTVSVISETHSTSIKIPGHPEIQIPSRFSEKPVTTPKPEPKPTISMQTVNYASEASIVYKPSDKLSGDKSSSDKPLLSEIPSKETTVPLTSPTKETTAIFKTETTTEFAKESVTDISKLTTDPISKITQAPEISETSTLKFNKESETTTEYVSEASTIPVLEMEFQKMSDISAHQQVISPEILAIEKIIETLHHPTETKFETSTTDMDSSATDFGTESEFLTTFTIMGDETSTADYTTFVTSRTTEIKSETTEEITSSTSAVKTSTSSAILSLENATDETPNSYEPLSTDLADSLSMMISQISETMPSFLPESERPSLTEVPLKGAENYKSTTISEDKFSTFSTYELNTESTRVTQGFPNFETTMYKNVDVDIGATVRLEDATETVKDAEVSSGLKPEAEASTSTTSKSDLVFNILSNSPSSTQSSANPFSTTQSRTTPSVTIPPVTTPSSTTSPLTTASLTTASSTIASSTTASSTTASSTTASLTTASSSTASSTTLSSTTPSRTTSSSTTLASTTASSTTASSTTASSTTPSSTTVSFTTQSSTTPFSTTASSTTQSSTTLSSTTPYSVSSASPSATISSTMTENAEILESSSDAITNQTTKIEESALDQIPQSDESQKLPPVNVTETPVIRVAVTESGSTNTSQTDGTNENTESPFIRIQMSDAVSIINNLLESASAQTTTSYVTLNLPEEATNHPNIIGSGLIAGFPVGNETVFGSTKTPVATDSLNYSNAYPTTPKTLEFTAAVKNKTKGTEDQPKLTVDKIEGPEESEVKLDETGDKTEKTTDKLKVAEDKTELTTEKPKDTEANVTTENSKDTEDETNMTTENSRDTEEIVKVTREKSKDTEDQVKLTTNNTKVVEDNTQVPAEKTKNTEEIENSTQAEKELSTTEKDSLFLQTNVDKIENITKQVEESQTPSRESGSTSIEIKNDAGESITSSPVSEVKFEEKLNNTLEVSTQVENIITSIHKNQTKASNVSEPVDQSAIESLAIQKENITEVENNTDVPTLLTSLVTEINETEASASEHLETIITTTPKSNKETVTTRKSTEDTVTTTKPTEETVVTNPESKTTTQEPSKLVLPSTNKTRKPETPVVRIDLSPETNSPELSEKIQLTELPIFEKVAMINPDTPVAVNSTDLTNGIISSDNNKQNPDSNISKLSEVDTKVNSNSDEDKKVELVAMVTDVDQGHKNTSNVEGQEVRIRVNDTAVLVSKIPSISANQTKLSLDKEDGDRKTPLAPLVPITPSVPLKEEVKQKEEKVQFIPLEPAKNTSHDLPKEDEKKPIVSSLDEKDKPKIDTKLIINTTKILESEKIVNDVPTGFKPINTIPVIKPSVETENVEENKENAYNKLGEVPGSVSLAEGGNNKLSSLFPKKNFTSPTSAKPGLQGPPAQRPFAKPTRPPVGLGGAKTPVGLNGAKPSSGPNSSKPNLPNKHRPGFHETNSQKPTESMKKPEGSLNLDEKWALIPQTNTASASKNPKPTASTNSVVMKESPRPQAQQPQVALDASQSVIGLDGSIANLSPDIVYFSNLCNELAFSFWSAANKGLSTSRSLALSPFGMTSMLAMVFLGARGPTSDEMNDLLRLDDVSTFNPHLVFQNVTDTVSLARRQGIANAAFVRELFADRIKVGKVMPFYKEQAQQFYEGFVEEVNFAAISDILRRRTNLLIRKQTGGRIRDFVRMNSVPLRAPLAALSANVFQTECNCSAASSEGRDGELYFAVSPAVRQRKLIPVPATVWKSGVLAGYEPSLDATVIALGGMEKLVSTIFVVPGQQGHMAPGDNLDNLEVRLVKGALHDGSWEKLLKVLIPRTSLELQVPKFSHRSIVNATAALKRMGLAELFTKHADLKGINGVGHDLHLADVLQMNLFSTCGDENISSGRHHVEIYPGPPSRLSRIMSNFDEQPDDMADGEFYPESENQFTSTLSADDDSLSQERRSSRQTEIPEKPRLKLDRPFLYFVRHNPTGLILHMGRFNPRLLP comes from the exons GGTGACGTCCGTTTCGGTGGTGACAGGAAATGAAAAAGATGGAAAAAGAACTTTCCAGAGCAGAAAAGTTGTACCTCTACACGAACTTCCAGCATCACCAGCTGGACTTCTAAGGCCTGATAAGTTTCAATTTTACACTTTAAATAAAGATGGTGATGTTGTCACAAAACAGATGACAATGCAGGAAATACAAAGCCTCATAGCAGCAGGAGGAGGACATTTTCCAACAGAAATTCACCAAACACAAATGGCTGGAGAGGTACCAACTGGAGGAATGAAG GTAGCAGATGTGGTTCAGAATGTGCAGAACGTCTTGAAAGGTGAGCTGAGTAAACCAACCACAGTGATGTCTTCTCTTCCTACAATTCCTGGTCACAACAACGACGAATGGAGTAGTATATTGCCATCAATATTAGCCGGAGACATGGAAAGTCAATCAATAAATATTCCAGAAACGGAAGTGGTTACCGAACTCAATCAAAAGCTTCCGATTCCCGAAATAGAAAGCAAACCAGACTCAGATCCCTTGGATATTAAATTACAGACAGAAATGAAACCTCTTTcggaaataaataattcaaagttgaacATATCTTTAAGCACTCCAAGTAGTCCAGAATCTGTTAAAACACCCACTAAAGAAAAACCATCCACTATAGAAAATCACTCAAAAACACCTGTTATAACTGAAAAAGTTCCTCATGATTCTGTATCGATTGGTACTCAGTACGAACCGATCAACACTTACAGCACTTCTCAACCAAGCACTGTTCCCGAAAAGCAACAAACAAAACCAATCCGACCGAGCATTCCTGATTCGTATTCAAAGATTCCTAGCTTCTCCAGTTCAGAGAAACCAATTTTCCATAAACCTTCTAAACCAGTAGGCTTAAAACCTCCACAAGGGCAGAAGCCACAAATATCTGTTAGACCAGATCAAGGAACCTATGAGGATAGACCCATTGTTTCTGTTGGTTCTGAAAAGCTGAAAAAACCAACCTCCAAGCCTTTTTTCTCCAAGCCCTTGAGCTCTAAGCCTTCCTCTCCATCATATATTCTTCTACCAGAAAAACAATCTCAAGGTGTAAAAGCGACATCAAAGAAACCAACTTTCGAATCTTCAAGCAAACCTTCCTACTCCTTCAGACCTGAATATCCACCAGTTTCTTATTCTGAGATTCCAATGATTCCAGTTCAAGTTATAACAGCTGATCAAATTTTGACATCCACTCTTCAGTATCAGAATGACAATATACCAGTTTTCCAAGTATTGAACACGATATCTGCTGAAGCAGTAAATTCAAGTAAAATTGATTTGAAAGATGAGATTTTAGGTATTGATAAAAATCCTAGCAAATACCCTCATCCAGTTTACAAACCTGATAAAATAAAAGTACCCCAAAAGACAAACAGTTCGAGTCAAGAGGTAAAAGCGCCTCTACCTGAAATTCTTTTCTCAGACACGagtgtttataacaaaattcctgaatttataaCTTCATCCAAAACTGAAACACCAGATACTGTGAGTGTTATTTCAGAAACTCATTCAACTTCTATCAAGATTCCAGGTCACCCAGAAATCCAGATACCCTCTCGATTCTCGGAAAAACCTGTCACAACTCCTAAACCTGAACCGAAGCCTACTATTTCGATGCAGACAGTAAATTATGCATCAGAAGCTTCTATAGTTTACAAACCTTCAGATAAATTATCTGGTGACAAATCTTCATCTGATAAGCCTTTACTTAGTGAAATTCCATCTAAAGAAACAACTGTCCCTTTAACTTCTCCAACCAAAGAAACAACTGCAATCTTTAAAACCGAAACAACAACCGAGTTTGCGAAAGAATCAGTCACTGATATCTCAAAACTAACAACTGATCCAATTTCTAAAATAACCCAAGCTCCCGAAATTTCAGAAACTAGTACGCTGAaattcaataaagaatctgaaacaACGACAGAATATGTATCCGAAGCTAGTACAATTCCTGTTTTGGAGAtggaattccaaaaaatgtctGACATATCAGCTCACCAACAGGTGATTTCTCCTGAGATATTagctatagaaaaaattattgagaccTTACACCACCCAACAGAAACCAAATTTGAAACTTCCACTACAGACATGGATTCAAGTGCAACTGATTTTGGTACAGAATCAGAATTTTTGACAACCTTTACAATTATGGGTGATGAAACATCAACAGCTGATTATACAACATTCGTAACAAGTAGAACAACAGAAATAAAATCTGAAACCACTGAAGAAATTACTTCATCCACAAGTGCAGTAAAAACGTCTACTTCTTCTGCGATATTGAGCCTTGAAAATGCTACAGATGAAACCCCTAATTCTTACGAACCTCTGTCCACCGATTTAGCTGATTCTTTGTCTATGATGATCTCACAGATTTCAGAAACTATGCCTTCTTTCCTACCAGAATCTGAAAGGCCTTCGCTGACTGAAGTGCCTTTAAAAGGAGCTGAAAACTATAAATCTACAACAATCAGCGAAGACAAGTTCTCAACTTTCTCGACTTACGAGCTAAATACGGAATCCACTAGAGTAACTCAAGGTTTTCCGAATTTTGAAACGACTATGTACAAAAATGTAGATGTTGATATTGGTGCAACTGTTCGTTTAGAAGATGCTACCGAGACTGTGAAAGATGCGGAAGTAAGTTCTGGTTTGAAACCTGAGGCAGAAGCTTCGACGAGTACCACTAGCAAGAGTGATTTGGTTtttaatattctatctaattCGCCTTCATCAACTCAATCTTCAGCAAACCCATTTTCAACAACTCAATCTAGAACTACTCCGTCTGTAACAATTCCACCTGTAACAACTCCATCTTCAACAACTTCACCTTTAACAACTGCATCTTTAACAACTGCATCTTCAACAATTGCATCTTCAACAACTGCATCTTCAACAACTGCATCTTCAACAACTGCATCTTTAACAACTGCATCTTCATCAACTGCATCTTCAACAACTTTATCTTCAACAACTCCATCTCGAACAACTTCCTCTTCAACAACTCTAGCTTCAACAACAGCATCTTCAACAACAGCATCTTCAACAACTGCATCTTCAACAACTCCATCTTCAACAACTGTGTCTTTCACAACTCAATCTTCAACAACTCCATTTTCAACAACTGCATCTTCCACAACTCAATCTTCAACAACTTTATCTTCAACAACTCCATATTCAGTATCTTCAGCATCTCCATCTGCAACAATTTCATctacaatgacagaaaatgcaGAAATTTTGGAATCTTCATCTGATGCAATAACTAATCAGACTACTAAAATTGAAGAATCAGCACTAGATCAGATTCCTCAAAGTGATGAGTCACAAAAATTACCACCTGTTAATGTAACAGAGACGCCTGTTATTAGAGTAGCTGTCACGGAATCTGGAAGTACAAATACCTCTCAGACTGACGGGACAAATGAAAATACTGAATCTCCTTTTATCAGGATACAAATGTCTGATGCAGTTTCAATTATCAACAATCTGCTGGAATCAGCATCTGCCCAGACAACAACATCCTATGTTACACTTAATTTACCTGAAGAAGCAACTAATCATCCAAATATAATTGGAAGTGGTCTTATTGCTGGATTTCCCGTTGGTAATGAAACAGTATTTGGTTCAACAAAGACACCAGTTGCAACTGATTCTTTGAACTATTCAAATGCTTATCCTACTACTCCAAAAACTTTGGAATTCACTGCAGctgttaaaaacaaaactaaaggAACTGAAGATCAACCTAAACTTACTGTAGATAAAATTGAAGGCCCTGAAGAAAGTGAGGTTAAGCTTGATGAAACTGGAGATAAGACTGAAAAAACTACAGACAAACTTAAAGTTGCTGAAGATAAAACTGAACTTACTACTGAAAAACCTAAAGATACTGAAGCTAACGTAACAACGGAAAATTCTAAAGATACTGAAGATGAAACCAACATGACTACAGAAAATTCTAGAGATactgaagaaatagttaaagtgaCTAGGGAAAAATCTAAAGATACTGAAGACCAAGTTAAATTAACTACAAATAATACCAAGGTTGTTGAAGACAACACTCAAGTTCCTGCTGAGAAAACTAAAAACACTGAAGAGATTGAAAATTCGACCCAGGCCGAAAAAGAATTGTCTACCACAGAAAAAGATTCATTGTTCCTACAGACGAATGTTGATAAGATAGAAAACATCACTAAACAAGTTGAAGAGTCGCAAACTCCTAGTAGAGAAAGTGGATCAACAAGTATCGAAATCAAGAATGATGCCGGAGAGTCTATTACGTCATCTCCTGTGTCCGAAGTGAAATTTGAAGAGAAACTTAACAATACCTTGGAAGTATCAACACAAGTCGAAAATATCATCACTTCGATTCACAAAAATCAAACTAAAGCATCAAATGTTTCCGAGCCCGTAGACCAATCTGCAATTGAAAGTTTAGccatccaaaaagaaaatattactgAAGTTGAAAATAATACAGATGTGCCAACTCTTCTTACATCATTAGTTACTGAAATAAACGAAACTGAAGCGAGTGCTAGTGAACACTTGGAGACAATAATAACCACAACTCCTAAATCAAACAAGGAGACGGTAACAACACGTAAATCAACTGAAGATACAGTAACGACTACTAAACCAACCGAGGAGACAGTAGTCACTAATCCTGAATCAAAAACAACAACTCAAGAACCTTCAAAATTAGTTTTACCAAGTACAAACAAAACAAGGAAACCTGAAACTCCTGTTGTTCGCATAGACTTAAGTCCAGAAACGAATTCTCCggaattgtcagaaaaaattcaactgactgAGCTTCCTATCTTCGAGAAGGTGGCGATGATAAATCCTGATACTCCAGTCGCAGTAAATAGTACTGATCTAACTAATGGCATCATATCTTcggataataacaaacaaaatcctgactcaaatatttctaagttgTCTGAAGTTGATACAAAAGTTAACTCGAACAGTGACGAGGATAAGAAAGTAGAACTTGTGGCGATGGTTACTGATGTTGACCAAGGTCACAAGAATACTAGCAATGTAGAAGGCCAAGAAGTTAGAATTAGAGTAAATGATACAGCTGTTTTGGTTTCTAAAATACCATCAATTAGTGCTAACCaaacaaaattaagtttggaTAAGGAAGATGGTGATAGAAAAACACCCTTAGCTCCTTTAGTACCAATAACACCCTCAGTACCTCTCAAGGAAGAGGTTaagcaaaaagaagaaaaagttcaGTTCATACCTCTTGAGCCTGCCAAGAATACTTCACACGACCTTCCCAAAGAAGACGAAAAGAAACCCATTGTTAGTTCACTCGATGAAAAGGATAAGCCAAAGATCGAcacgaaattaataattaataccactaaaattcttgaatctgaaaaaattgtaaatgatgtACCTACTGGATTTAAGCCAATCAATACTATACCTGTGATAAAACCTTCAGTTGAGACAGAAAACGttgaagaaaataaggaaaatgccTACAACAAGCTAGGTGAAGTACCTGGGTCTGTATCCTTGGCCGAAGGTGGCAATAACAAACTTTCCAGTCTTTTcccaaagaaaaatttcacaagcCCTACTTCGGCGAAGCCCGGATTGCAAGGACCTCCTGCTCAGAGACCATTTGCAAAACCCACAAGACCACCTGTAGGTCTGGGTGGTGCAAAAACACCGGTAGGTTTAAATGGTGCGAAGCCATCTTCAGGACCAAATTCATCAAAACCCAACCTACCAAACAAGCACCGTCCTGGTTTTCACGAAACAAATTCTCAAAAGCCAACAGAATCAATGAAGAAACCTGAAGGCAGTTTGAACTTGGATGAGAAGTGGGCTCTCATTCCACAGACAAATACAGCATCAGCATCAAAGAATCCAAAGCCTACAGCATCGACGAATAGCGTCGTAATGAAGGAGTCTCCGAGACCTCAAGCGCAACAACCACAGGTGGCTTTGGATGCTTCACAGAGTGTAATTGGACTTGATGGAAGTATCGCGAACCTGTCTCCTGATATAGTTTACTTTTCCAATCTTTGCAATGAACTAGCATTTAGTTTCTGGAGTGCCGCTAACAAAGGACTCAGCACTTCTAGATCATTGGCTTTATCTCCTTTTGGCATGACAAGCATGCTAGCGATGGTCTTTCTAGGAGCGCGAGGACCAACATCGGACGAGATGAATGACCTTCTGAGACTAGATGATGTTTCCACCTTTAATCCTCACTTGGTTTTCCAAAACGTGACTGATACAGTCAGTCTAGCTAGACGACAAGGAATAGCTAACGCAGCCTTTGTCAGGGAGCTTTTTGCTGACAGAATCAAGGTTGGAAAAGTCATGCCCTTCTATAAGGAACAGGCCCAGCAGTTCTACGAGGGATTCGTTGAAGAGGTTAACTTTGCAGCGATCAGTGACATTTTAAGAAGAAGAACAAATCTCCTGATCAGGAAGCAGACTGGTGGCAGAATCAGGGATTTTGTCAGGATGAATTCTGTACCTTTAAGAGCTCCTCTAGCAGCTTTGTCTGCCAACGTTTTCCAAACAGAGTGCAACTGTAGTGCTGCAAGTTCGGAAGGAAGAGATGGGGAATTGTACTTTGCAGTATCCCCTGCAGTCAGACAGAGGAAATTAATACCAGTTCCTGCAACGGTTTGGAAGTCTGGAGTCCTTGCTGGTTATGAACCAAGTTTGGATGCAACTGTAATTGCTCTCGGTGGTATGGAGAAATTGGTATCGACGATTTTTGTTGTTCCTGGTCAACAAGGTCACATGGCTCCAGGAGACAACCTCGATAATTTGGAAGTGAGACTTGTGAAAGGGGCTCTTCATGATGGATCTTGGGAGAAACTTCTTAAGGTTTTGATACCTCGAACATCATTGGAGCTTCAGGTACCTAAGTTCAGTCACAGATCGATTGTGAATGCCACAGCTGCCTTAAAGAGGATGGGTCTTGCTGAACTATTCACCAAACATGCGGACCTTAAAGGCATCAATGGGGTTGGCCATGACTTGCACTTGGCTGATGTTCTTCAG atgaatttGTTCAGTACTTGTGGAGACGAGAACATATCAAGTGGTAGACATCACGTTGAGATCTACCCAGGACCTCCGTCAAGACTTTCACGGATAATGTCAAACTTTGATGAACAACCAGATGACATGGCTGATGGAGAATTTTATCCTGAGAGTGAAAATCAATTTACTAGTACTTTGAGTGCCGATGACGATTCTTTAAGTCAAGAGCGTAGATCGTCCAGGCAAACTGAAATTCCAGAAAAACCAAGGCTCAAGCTGGACAGGCCCTTTTTGTACTTTGTACGACACAATCCCACTGGTCTGATATTGCACATGGGAAGATTCAATCCTAGACTGTTACCCTAA